Proteins from a genomic interval of Asticcacaulis sp. AND118:
- a CDS encoding DeoR/GlpR family DNA-binding transcription regulator, with protein sequence MHLQDRWKLIIDELNPDRVTSVDELTARLGVSPATIRRDLNELHELGHLLRVRGGAMRIEGKHFTAKAEPKTPEFQTDSLTGQSSFLASTIVNAPVKRAIARAALDFLRPGISMIIDGGSTTYTMANMMANEPYHVLTTSIPILQCLLDRSKVKVTLPGGELFREQRIILNPYEDGMLQNFSAAKMFIGCQALTRNGLMQSDTLLVQSERRLMERADQVILLADSSKIDAPASLSVCPLTAIDVVITDEGLTDAAREWLEHAGIEVRIAHVTAEDRKASEVV encoded by the coding sequence ATGCACCTTCAGGATCGCTGGAAGCTGATCATCGACGAACTCAATCCGGACCGGGTGACCTCGGTCGATGAGCTGACGGCCCGTCTGGGCGTGTCCCCGGCGACGATCAGGCGCGACCTTAACGAACTGCACGAACTGGGGCATCTGCTGCGCGTGCGCGGCGGGGCCATGCGCATCGAAGGCAAGCATTTCACCGCCAAGGCCGAGCCGAAGACCCCGGAATTTCAGACCGACAGCCTGACGGGGCAGTCGAGTTTTCTGGCCTCGACCATCGTCAATGCCCCGGTCAAGCGCGCCATCGCCCGCGCTGCGCTCGATTTCCTGCGTCCCGGCATTTCGATGATCATCGACGGCGGGTCAACCACCTACACCATGGCCAATATGATGGCCAATGAGCCCTATCACGTGCTCACCACCTCCATACCCATCCTGCAGTGCCTGCTTGACCGGTCGAAGGTCAAGGTGACCCTGCCGGGGGGCGAACTGTTCCGCGAGCAGCGCATCATCCTCAATCCCTATGAGGACGGCATGTTGCAGAACTTCTCGGCGGCCAAGATGTTCATCGGCTGTCAGGCCCTGACGCGCAACGGGCTGATGCAGTCCGATACCTTGCTGGTGCAGTCCGAGCGCCGCCTGATGGAGCGCGCCGATCAGGTCATACTGCTGGCCGACTCGTCCAAGATCGATGCCCCGGCCTCGCTCTCGGTCTGCCCGCTGACGGCGATCGATGTGGTCATCACCGATGAAGGCCTGACCGATGCGGCGCGCGAATGGCTGGAGCACGCCGGCATCGAGGTGCGCATCGCCCACGTCACCGCCGAAGACCGCAAGGCGTCGGAAGTCGTCTGA
- a CDS encoding TadE/TadG family type IV pilus assembly protein produces the protein MLQSFRHKLIAFFANRRGNTILSFGLIALVLVGATGGAVDMLRYNETQSLLQGANDAAVLKATQKIETSEDAARAAARIAFEANLIDRPDLKAATHTFRIDKNDNTTILHYTSEVTQTPYFLQLFGLTQQTIGVTSSAQTESDPFEMLFVLDTTGSMASNSKMSHLKKSVSSVLTSLISTYGNGNEDVKVGMVAFNTQVRLPPSTDYDFVDYTQCYLRTSVNYYACRTVWKAYDALCDQVGSTICATATSKAFYRVYSSGGITYYAASLMGYAKSGSKYTLYTYNLTTTVNASSLVMSEVSGGLTTSSSSSTAYSPSGYTAFASSYFSSLTNSSWGGCLTDRNQLFDVSVTGYAKDVVDSQYIAATCTTSALARVLDLTNDFSSANTYLDTLSPGGNTNITAGVQFGLEMLSPAAPYTKATAFTDPDVKKYMIIVTDGANTQNRWSTSTSTINARSALACTAAKAQGVTLFVVRVEEGDSSLLQACASQSSYYYDLSQASDLTKTMQDIFATINKLRLVQ, from the coding sequence ATGCTACAGTCCTTCAGACACAAACTGATCGCCTTTTTCGCGAATAGACGCGGAAATACAATCCTTTCGTTTGGACTGATCGCCCTGGTTCTGGTCGGCGCGACCGGCGGCGCGGTCGATATGCTGCGCTATAATGAGACACAATCCCTGCTTCAGGGCGCCAATGACGCGGCCGTGCTCAAGGCGACGCAGAAAATCGAGACATCCGAAGACGCCGCCAGAGCCGCGGCCAGGATCGCCTTCGAGGCCAATCTGATCGACCGGCCCGACCTCAAAGCCGCCACCCATACCTTCAGGATCGACAAGAACGATAACACCACGATCCTGCACTATACGAGTGAGGTCACCCAGACCCCCTATTTTCTTCAGTTGTTCGGCCTCACCCAGCAGACCATCGGCGTCACCTCGTCGGCCCAGACCGAATCCGATCCGTTCGAGATGCTGTTCGTCCTCGATACGACCGGCTCGATGGCGTCGAACAGCAAGATGAGCCATCTGAAAAAGAGCGTCTCTTCGGTTCTGACGTCGCTGATCTCGACCTATGGCAATGGAAATGAGGACGTGAAGGTCGGCATGGTGGCCTTCAATACGCAGGTGCGCCTGCCGCCATCGACCGACTACGACTTTGTCGACTATACCCAGTGCTACCTGCGGACCTCGGTCAACTATTACGCCTGCCGCACCGTGTGGAAGGCCTACGACGCCTTGTGCGATCAGGTCGGCAGCACCATCTGCGCGACGGCGACCAGCAAGGCCTTCTATCGCGTCTATTCCAGCGGCGGCATCACCTACTATGCCGCCAGCCTGATGGGCTACGCCAAGAGCGGCAGCAAGTACACCCTCTACACCTATAATCTGACGACGACGGTCAATGCGTCCTCTTTGGTCATGTCCGAGGTGTCCGGCGGACTGACCACCTCCAGCAGCTCTTCAACCGCCTATAGCCCCAGCGGCTACACGGCCTTTGCGTCGAGCTATTTCTCCAGCCTCACCAACAGCAGTTGGGGCGGGTGCCTGACCGACCGCAATCAGCTCTTCGACGTGTCGGTGACGGGTTACGCCAAGGACGTAGTCGACAGCCAATATATCGCCGCCACCTGCACCACCAGCGCGCTGGCCAGGGTGCTGGACCTGACCAACGATTTCTCCAGCGCCAACACCTATCTCGACACCCTTTCGCCGGGCGGAAACACAAACATCACCGCCGGCGTGCAGTTCGGCCTGGAGATGCTGTCGCCCGCCGCGCCCTACACCAAGGCCACGGCGTTCACCGATCCCGATGTAAAGAAATACATGATCATCGTCACCGACGGCGCCAACACGCAAAACCGCTGGAGCACGTCCACAAGTACGATCAACGCCCGCTCGGCGCTGGCCTGCACCGCCGCCAAGGCCCAGGGCGTCACCCTGTTCGTCGTGCGTGTGGAGGAAGGCGACAGCAGCCTGCTGCAAGCCTGCGCCAGCCAGTCGAGCTACTATTACGACCTGAGCCAGGCGTCGGACCTGACGAAGACGATGCAGGACATCTTCGCCACCATCAACAAGCTGCGGCTGGTGCAGTAG
- a CDS encoding rhamnogalacturonan acetylesterase — protein sequence MITNNQKNETRKAVSVAVLALVFSLGAAPVLAQTAAQTTPSETTAAVTTAPQRFLLDGTAKADASAVRLTPDMAYDAARGYGFTNTRGGNETALAVKAAPGDYRVRVTLGSKIAASRTSVWAEDRRLMLAPVVLKKGETKTIEFLVNVRDPSVVTSEQDAKGKAPRVGLRGDEDTSRTWDDRLTIAFSGPTPAVQSVEITPVKARRVLIAGDSTVTDQGGTDYASWGQMLPRFLSNDVAVANHARSGETMKSFVTSLRWDKLLSDLRAGDVVLIQFGHNDQKKQWPRTYVDAEHSYPAWLRAFAADVQTRGGKVVLISPVSRRFFNTQGTIDNSLAGYDDAVRKVAAELNVPFIDLTAKTKTMYEALGPDVSPLAFGNGGQDKTHHNAYGAYQIANYVAQTIVAPQSGLDLKAAPDFKTFDPAHPADPKAYDLTPADWPVMREVAGKISGN from the coding sequence ATGATCACGAACAATCAGAAAAATGAGACTCGCAAGGCGGTATCCGTCGCCGTTCTTGCGCTGGTTTTCAGCCTCGGCGCGGCTCCGGTTCTGGCCCAGACAGCCGCGCAGACTACGCCTTCGGAGACGACCGCTGCCGTGACCACCGCCCCTCAGCGTTTCCTTCTGGACGGCACCGCCAAAGCCGACGCCAGCGCTGTGCGCTTGACGCCCGACATGGCCTATGACGCGGCGCGCGGTTACGGTTTCACCAATACCCGCGGCGGCAATGAAACCGCCCTCGCCGTCAAGGCCGCGCCCGGCGATTACCGGGTGCGCGTGACCCTCGGCTCTAAAATCGCCGCCAGCCGCACCTCGGTCTGGGCCGAGGACCGCCGCCTGATGCTGGCCCCCGTGGTGCTGAAAAAGGGCGAGACGAAGACGATCGAATTCCTTGTCAATGTGCGCGACCCGTCGGTCGTCACCTCGGAACAGGACGCCAAAGGCAAGGCGCCGCGCGTCGGCCTGCGCGGCGACGAAGACACCAGCCGCACCTGGGACGACCGCCTGACCATCGCCTTTTCCGGCCCCACGCCCGCCGTGCAAAGCGTAGAAATCACGCCGGTCAAAGCGCGCCGCGTCCTGATCGCCGGAGACTCCACCGTCACCGATCAGGGCGGCACCGACTACGCCTCATGGGGCCAGATGCTGCCGCGCTTCCTGTCGAACGACGTGGCCGTGGCCAATCATGCGCGCTCCGGCGAGACGATGAAGTCGTTCGTCACCTCGCTGCGGTGGGACAAGCTGCTCAGCGACCTGCGCGCCGGCGACGTGGTGCTGATCCAGTTCGGCCACAACGATCAGAAGAAGCAATGGCCGCGCACCTATGTCGATGCCGAGCACTCTTATCCGGCCTGGCTGCGGGCCTTTGCCGCCGACGTGCAGACGCGCGGGGGCAAGGTGGTGCTGATCTCGCCCGTATCGCGCCGCTTCTTCAATACGCAGGGCACGATCGACAATTCGCTGGCCGGTTATGACGACGCTGTGCGTAAGGTGGCAGCGGAACTGAACGTGCCTTTCATCGATCTGACGGCGAAGACGAAGACCATGTACGAGGCGCTGGGGCCGGACGTCAGCCCGCTGGCTTTCGGCAATGGCGGTCAGGACAAGACGCACCATAACGCCTATGGCGCGTATCAGATCGCCAACTATGTGGCCCAGACGATTGTGGCCCCGCAGAGCGGCCTCGACCTGAAGGCCGCCCCGGACTTCAAGACCTTCGATCCGGCGCACCCGGCGGACCCGAAGGCTTACGATCTTACCCCTGCCGACTGGCCCGTCATGCGCGAAGTCGCCGGTAAGATTTCGGGGAACTAA
- a CDS encoding DUF1961 family protein, translated as MILTRRQWLASGLAASASSSLMAPSLFAAETGDLVYANPLKSQADVAKFKMEGDAKVDFPNGRMQLSALRDAAEGQASNFVYWCPEVFPDHVEISWNFWPLKEPGLCILFFAAGGVNGEHILSPKLKPRAGIYDQYTKSDVKALQISYYRRRWEEERAFHLANLRYAPGFEMLAQGADPLPDVEDAKPPYRIKIRKAGATVAFTINDLPVVNWTGATERQWPTTGSIGFRQMAPLVAEYADLEVRRIKV; from the coding sequence ATGATCTTGACCCGCCGTCAGTGGCTGGCCTCCGGGCTTGCTGCCTCCGCCTCTTCCTCGCTCATGGCCCCCTCGCTGTTCGCCGCGGAAACCGGCGATCTGGTCTACGCCAATCCGCTGAAATCGCAGGCGGACGTGGCGAAGTTCAAAATGGAAGGCGACGCGAAGGTCGATTTCCCCAATGGCCGCATGCAACTCAGCGCCCTGCGCGACGCCGCCGAAGGGCAGGCGTCGAACTTCGTCTACTGGTGCCCGGAGGTCTTTCCGGACCACGTCGAAATCAGTTGGAACTTCTGGCCGCTGAAGGAACCGGGCCTGTGCATCCTGTTCTTCGCCGCGGGCGGAGTGAACGGCGAGCACATCCTGTCGCCCAAGCTCAAACCGCGCGCCGGCATCTACGATCAGTACACCAAGAGCGACGTCAAGGCGCTGCAGATCTCCTATTACCGCCGCCGCTGGGAGGAGGAACGCGCCTTCCATCTGGCCAATCTGCGCTATGCGCCGGGTTTCGAGATGCTGGCGCAGGGCGCCGACCCCCTTCCCGACGTCGAGGACGCCAAACCGCCCTACCGCATCAAGATCCGCAAGGCCGGCGCGACGGTGGCCTTCACCATCAACGACCTCCCTGTGGTCAACTGGACCGGCGCCACCGAGCGCCAATGGCCCACCACCGGCAGCATCGGCTTTCGTCAGATGGCCCCGCTGGTCGCCGAATATGCCGACCTCGAAGTGCGACGGATCAAGGTTTAA
- the rhaM gene encoding L-rhamnose mutarotase has protein sequence MTQIHAFKMQLKPGFEAEYQKRHDEIWPELGALLHEAGVSDYSIFLDPETLTLFGVLRRTDTHTMADLPAHPIMQKWWAYMADIMDTNPDNSPVAKDLKSVFYMA, from the coding sequence ATGACGCAAATCCACGCCTTCAAGATGCAGCTCAAGCCGGGCTTCGAGGCCGAATATCAGAAGCGCCACGACGAGATCTGGCCGGAGCTGGGCGCGTTGCTGCACGAAGCCGGGGTCTCGGACTATTCGATATTTCTCGACCCCGAAACCCTGACCCTGTTCGGTGTCCTGCGCCGCACGGATACTCACACCATGGCCGACCTGCCCGCGCATCCGATTATGCAGAAGTGGTGGGCCTATATGGCCGACATCATGGATACCAACCCGGACAATTCGCCGGTGGCCAAGGACCTCAAGTCCGTCTTCTACATGGCCTGA
- the cutA gene encoding divalent-cation tolerance protein CutA encodes MTVSIACADTDEAGRIADLLVGQNLAACVQSAPIRSTYVWQGGVETADEVRLTAKTLRGRLEALEAAVKAAHSYEVPEIIATRIDWVSTDYENWLRDSLKP; translated from the coding sequence ATGACTGTTTCCATTGCCTGCGCCGATACCGATGAGGCCGGGCGCATCGCTGATCTGCTGGTTGGGCAGAACCTGGCCGCCTGCGTGCAGAGCGCGCCGATTCGCTCGACCTATGTGTGGCAAGGGGGCGTCGAAACGGCGGATGAGGTCAGGCTGACGGCCAAGACCCTGCGCGGCCGGCTTGAGGCGCTGGAGGCGGCGGTGAAGGCCGCCCATAGTTACGAGGTGCCGGAGATTATCGCGACCCGTATCGACTGGGTCAGCACCGATTACGAAAACTGGCTCAGAGATTCTCTTAAACCTTGA
- the rhaI gene encoding L-rhamnose catabolism isomerase: MLKEWTPRMGYVAVKKTLSALPQDIIDRENERLMAAHLADYEALGVRMARIGIDIEHVVDRLMTLEVGIPSWGMVSGGTRFARFPMPGEPTNILEKIEDCAAVHQVSGLTPRISLHFPWDKANDIQEVRDFAFAHGMGFDAVNSNTFQDQPGQRLSYKYGSLTHSDSATRAQAIEHNLECIEIGDRLGAKALTVWIGDGSNFAGQNEFADTLERYLESMKAIYAALPHDWRLFIEHKLYEPAFYATVIQDWGTSILCAQILGPKAQCLVDLGHHAPTVNIELIVARLAQFGKLGGFHFNDSKYGDDDLDAGSLNPFQLFLIFNELVYAETRAKGQFNPAYMMDQSHNVTDPIESLLNSARAIAGAYVKALIVDRKALKAYQASNDVMMAHHCLRMAYETDVRPALAMARLRKGGAIDPMLAFRASGYRAEKAKVRKMRSSQGGGII; the protein is encoded by the coding sequence GTGCTGAAGGAATGGACACCCCGAATGGGCTATGTCGCCGTCAAAAAGACTCTGTCGGCCCTGCCACAGGACATCATCGATCGTGAAAACGAGAGGCTGATGGCGGCGCATCTGGCCGACTACGAGGCTCTGGGCGTGCGGATGGCGCGGATCGGCATCGACATCGAACACGTGGTCGATCGTCTGATGACGCTGGAAGTCGGCATCCCCAGTTGGGGCATGGTTTCCGGCGGTACGCGCTTCGCGCGCTTCCCCATGCCGGGAGAACCGACCAATATTCTGGAAAAGATCGAGGACTGCGCCGCCGTGCATCAGGTATCGGGCCTGACGCCGCGCATCTCGCTGCATTTTCCGTGGGACAAGGCCAACGACATCCAAGAGGTGCGCGACTTCGCCTTCGCCCACGGCATGGGCTTCGATGCGGTCAATTCCAACACCTTTCAGGATCAGCCGGGCCAGCGCCTGTCGTACAAGTACGGTTCGCTGACCCATTCAGACTCCGCCACCCGCGCCCAGGCCATCGAGCATAATCTGGAGTGTATCGAGATCGGCGACCGGCTGGGGGCCAAGGCCCTGACCGTATGGATCGGCGACGGCTCCAACTTCGCCGGTCAGAACGAATTTGCCGATACGCTGGAGCGTTATCTGGAAAGCATGAAGGCGATCTATGCCGCCCTGCCCCACGACTGGCGCCTGTTCATCGAGCACAAGCTGTACGAGCCGGCCTTCTACGCCACGGTCATTCAGGATTGGGGCACCTCGATCCTGTGCGCCCAGATACTGGGCCCCAAGGCGCAGTGCCTGGTCGATCTGGGCCACCACGCGCCAACGGTGAATATCGAGCTGATCGTGGCGCGGCTGGCGCAGTTCGGCAAGCTGGGCGGCTTCCATTTCAACGACTCGAAATACGGCGACGACGATCTGGACGCCGGTTCGCTCAACCCGTTCCAGCTCTTCCTGATCTTCAACGAACTGGTCTATGCCGAGACGCGCGCCAAGGGGCAGTTCAACCCGGCCTATATGATGGATCAGTCGCATAACGTCACCGATCCCATCGAAAGCCTGCTCAACTCGGCCCGCGCCATCGCCGGGGCCTATGTCAAGGCGCTGATCGTCGATCGCAAGGCGTTGAAGGCATATCAGGCCAGTAATGACGTGATGATGGCCCATCATTGTCTGCGCATGGCCTATGAAACCGACGTGCGTCCGGCCCTGGCCATGGCCCGCCTGCGCAAGGGGGGGGCCATCGATCCCATGCTGGCCTTCCGCGCTTCGGGTTATCGCGCGGAAAAGGCCAAGGTGCGTAAGATGCGGTCGTCTCAGGGCGGCGGAATTATCTGA
- a CDS encoding FGGY-family carbohydrate kinase: MTTVANDRSFSDGFAAPDASDFDLRSKAVGEGVCVVFDVGKTNAKLSVIDPQGHILSRTAIKTPHLHTRLYAAFDVDTLFAWFLSELKRVSARYRIDRIMPVAHGAGCAFLSADEQLLQPIQDYEASIPLPYERAYQAVRPAFEETLSPLLPNGLNLGAQIFWHARRDPKFFERVRYILSYAQYWTWRLSGVLCSEVTSLGCHTDLWNPTRGEFSSLAKAEGWAQRFAPLRPAWEKAGPLRPEIAEAIGLTYDCQVHVGLHDSNAALALVIARHQHDETAVLPVILTTGTWYVAMAPGIAPAAVSDSLRPDRDCLVNIDVYGRAVPCARFMGGRALELITNGQVDVPVTLDTIADVIQSGAMALPSFVDAGGPFPGRRGEIVGLETDTPETRAALGLIYVALIAVTSLDMIAPSNRPLLIEGPAAHNAAFCTLLASMRDGPVLVCETPSGVTRGAGAMAFFGDHVPPVPAYKPVEPQRVGEIRAYRAAWLKAMEND; encoded by the coding sequence GTGACGACGGTCGCGAACGACCGGTCGTTTTCGGATGGCTTCGCTGCGCCGGACGCCTCGGACTTCGATCTGCGTTCGAAAGCGGTGGGCGAAGGCGTCTGCGTCGTGTTCGATGTCGGCAAGACCAACGCCAAGCTCAGCGTTATCGATCCGCAGGGGCATATCCTCAGCCGCACGGCTATCAAGACGCCGCATCTGCATACGCGCCTCTATGCGGCGTTCGACGTCGATACCTTGTTTGCGTGGTTCCTCAGCGAACTGAAGCGCGTCTCGGCGCGTTATCGCATCGATCGCATCATGCCGGTGGCGCACGGGGCGGGCTGCGCCTTCCTCAGCGCCGACGAGCAATTGCTGCAACCCATTCAGGATTACGAAGCCTCGATCCCGCTGCCCTATGAGCGCGCCTATCAGGCGGTGCGTCCGGCCTTTGAGGAAACCTTGTCGCCGCTCCTGCCCAACGGGCTGAACCTTGGGGCGCAAATCTTCTGGCACGCGCGGCGCGACCCCAAGTTCTTCGAGCGCGTACGCTATATCCTTTCCTACGCCCAGTACTGGACGTGGCGGCTGTCGGGCGTGCTGTGTTCGGAAGTGACGTCGCTCGGCTGCCACACTGACCTGTGGAACCCGACCCGCGGCGAGTTTTCGAGCCTGGCCAAAGCCGAGGGCTGGGCCCAGCGCTTTGCCCCCTTGCGCCCCGCCTGGGAAAAGGCCGGGCCGTTGCGGCCGGAAATCGCCGAGGCCATCGGTCTGACCTACGACTGTCAGGTCCATGTCGGCCTGCACGATTCCAACGCCGCGCTGGCGCTGGTCATTGCGCGCCATCAGCATGACGAGACCGCGGTATTGCCGGTCATACTGACCACCGGCACATGGTATGTCGCCATGGCGCCGGGCATCGCACCCGCCGCCGTGTCCGACAGCCTGCGTCCTGACCGCGACTGCCTCGTCAATATCGACGTCTATGGCCGCGCCGTGCCGTGCGCGCGCTTCATGGGCGGGCGGGCGCTGGAACTGATCACCAACGGTCAGGTCGATGTGCCGGTGACGCTCGACACGATAGCCGATGTGATCCAATCGGGCGCCATGGCCCTGCCCAGCTTCGTCGACGCCGGTGGTCCCTTTCCCGGTCGGCGCGGCGAAATCGTCGGGCTGGAAACCGACACGCCCGAAACGCGCGCGGCGCTGGGCCTGATCTATGTCGCCCTCATCGCTGTGACCTCGCTCGATATGATTGCCCCCTCGAACCGGCCGCTGCTGATCGAAGGACCGGCGGCGCACAATGCCGCCTTCTGCACGCTGCTGGCGTCGATGCGCGACGGGCCGGTGCTGGTCTGCGAAACGCCGTCGGGCGTGACGCGCGGGGCCGGAGCCATGGCCTTTTTCGGCGATCATGTGCCGCCCGTTCCGGCCTATAAGCCGGTCGAGCCGCAGCGCGTGGGCGAAATTCGCGCCTATCGCGCCGCCTGGCTGAAGGCGATGGAAAACGATTAA